TTTAAATCTTCTTTAACTTTTTTTATTTCCCTTAAATCCTTAGTATCTAACACCACTGCATAAAATTTTACACCTTTATCTTTATATTTTTTGTATAACCTGTTTACTACCGGTAATTCTTCTTTACAGGAGCCACAGGTTGTAGTCCAGAATACAAGATAAACAACATTTCCTTTTAGACTTTCCAGTGTTATAACTTTACCATTTTCATCTTTTAAGGAAAAATTATAGGGTTTTACTCCTTTTGAGAATGAAATACCTGTTACAAAAACCGTTAAGAACAATCCCCAAATAAGTCTTTTATACATGATTAAACCCATACCATAATTGTGTTTATTTATTTAAAATACTTTTGTATCAAAAACCTGATTATGTTTTCAATCATAAGGGGTGGAAAATGGAAAGAATAACGCTAAAAGTTCAAAGATTTGATGGTAATAAACAATGGATAGATGAATACCAGATTGATATAGATGACAGAACCACAATTATAGAAGCCCTAATGAGAATACATGATACACAAGACCCATCTCTTTCTTTCAGAGTTCAATGCAGGGCTGCAATATGCGGAACCTGCGGAGTAAAAATAAACAATGAAAAGCATGTTCTCGCCTGCAAAACAAAAATAAAAGAACACCTACAAGATGGAGAAATATTAATCCAGCCCCTTTCCAATATGCCTGTTATAAAAGACCTTGTTGTTGAACATAAAGAGTTTTTAGGCAAGTTAAAGGATGCAAAAGCATGGTTTGAACCCCAAGAAGAATTCCAGCCTGTATATCCAGAGGACTTACAGAAATTTGATAAGGAAACTGATTGTATTCTTTGTGGTATTTGTTATTCCATTTGTCCGGTATTTGAGATGGATAAAGATTTTGGAGGTCCAATAAATTTTGTTAAGATTTTCCGTTTCTGGAAAGATAAGAATGATGCTTTAAAAGACCAGCGTATAGTAATTGCAGACCAGAACCATATAACAAGCTGTGTCCATTGTAAATACTGCACATTCTCCTGTCCAAAACAAATTCCAGTTGAACAGGATATAATGCAGATAGAGTTTTACGGCAAGCAAAAAGGCATTATAAAGCAGCAACAGGAAGGGTTTGGTGGATTTTCTACACCTTTTGGATTTTAATCATTTCCCTGTTATATATTTTTCCCTGAAAAGAAGAAGCATATTATCTATCATTACGACGATAATAGGGGCAAGAAATAGTCCGATAAAACCAAATAGTTTTAGGCCTCCCAGTATGGCAAAAACCAGTATCATGGGATGAATATTTGTTTTATCACCGATAACAACAGGCTTGATTATATTATCTATGGTGCTTATAACAAATGTTCCATATAAAGCAAATAAGAATGCTGTTATAAAGCCTTTTGAAAACAGGGTATAAATAGCCACTGGCACC
This genomic window from Persephonella sp. IF05-L8 contains:
- a CDS encoding TlpA disulfide reductase family protein gives rise to the protein MYKRLIWGLFLTVFVTGISFSKGVKPYNFSLKDENGKVITLESLKGNVVYLVFWTTTCGSCKEELPVVNRLYKKYKDKGVKFYAVVLDTKDLREIKKVKEDLNIQIPVLIGNRYVKSKYRVYGVPVTYILRKDLSVGKILYGTNDEKYLESLIQKFLKEKRDG
- a CDS encoding succinate dehydrogenase/fumarate reductase iron-sulfur subunit, whose amino-acid sequence is MERITLKVQRFDGNKQWIDEYQIDIDDRTTIIEALMRIHDTQDPSLSFRVQCRAAICGTCGVKINNEKHVLACKTKIKEHLQDGEILIQPLSNMPVIKDLVVEHKEFLGKLKDAKAWFEPQEEFQPVYPEDLQKFDKETDCILCGICYSICPVFEMDKDFGGPINFVKIFRFWKDKNDALKDQRIVIADQNHITSCVHCKYCTFSCPKQIPVEQDIMQIEFYGKQKGIIKQQQEGFGGFSTPFGF